One Triticum dicoccoides isolate Atlit2015 ecotype Zavitan chromosome 3B, WEW_v2.0, whole genome shotgun sequence genomic window, AAAAGAAATTATGTTTTCCTTACTGATGCCTGCATGCAAGTATCCTAACCCTGGCACCTGCATTactttatgtagatgcaaatatcaCGAAGCCACCAGCATAAGGGTATATTTTGTTTAATTCGGATTAATTTCTTATGATGTGCCTTTGAGGTCATTTATGATTGGCTACGATTGGTGTCATTTATCTGTTTTTATGTGATAGTTAATATTTTATTAAGATTAGGTTAAAAAATTAGTCCAGATTATATTTCTTTGAAAGAGAAAAATGCCAAGGTTGATAAATGCCCAAGATAGGTGCTTGCATTCTTCATCCTTCATGCTTCAAGTATGTGCTTCGGTAGGAGACTTGCCTCCATTTGTTTCTCCAGAAGATGAGGCTGGATGAGAAAAATGTGCATTTTCGGTACCTTTTGCTTCAGATTCAGAAGAAACATATGGTGCTTTTTGTTCTATACTCGGTTCATGTCTTATCATTTCACGTATCTTTTCTCTGAACTATACATGATTGTTTGGTCGTTAGAAATTTCACAACATTAAATTCTAGAAAAATTCCACTACAATCTTTACTACTATTGAAAGTGTGTAATAGTGAGAGAATAATAAGCAACACGTCCAGCTGCTATAAAACAGAAGTGTTAGGCGACGTAACAGAAGTGCTCCTAAGCGGTGTGTCCGACTGCTATTCTACGGGTCAGATGAAGATCTTGGCGCTATGGCGTGGCAGGATGGTGATCAGCGGCATGGAGGGAGAGCACCGCAGTCGGCAGCAGCACGGCTGGTTGATCTGTGGCGGCGCAAACAGAGAGATTTGCGACGCGGCATGGCATGCTGGTGTGTAGCAGCATGGAGGGAGAGCTTGGCTGTCGGCAACAGCTCCGTCGACTGATATGCAGCTACACAGAAGTTGGACTGGAAAGCATAGCCCGTGTGCATGACATCCAACCCAGtggcatcatgcctagctaggtaaGCTTCTCATTTGTTCCAATTCTTGCACATGGTCTTTTTCTTCCTGAACCTGCAAAAAGAGTTTGCCTTGATTACGAATAATAAAGCTTTAAAAGCTGATGTCCACCGCGTTTATCTTGCTACTGGTGGTAATGTGTACAAGTATGATTTTATCGGACCTATACTTTTACCATAGTTCCAAAATATTTCATGTAAATAACTATACATGGTACAAGTACTCGAAACTGACCTGGTGTGATAATGTATCACTGCTGCAGTGTGCAAACGACGTGTTTTTTCATTATATTTTAGTTTTATTTATCCTGTAAAATTTATAGTTAAATTATACATTATAATGGTTGATTTTCATGGTCAGAGGTAGACATGGTCGAGTGGCCACGGGGACAATGGGGGAAGTAGCGTATGAGGAGTTTAAGAAATGGGGACAAGCGATATTTTAGTTAATCAGGGCTCTATTAGTTTGAAGTTTTATCTTTGTTATGGTAAAAAATTAAGGTTAGATTAATATAATGAAAATATTATTGTGAACTGATAAAATTTCTATAATTTCTACAAGTACGAGGTCAAGCATGAAAGTGCAACGAGAAGAGGGGTGGGGATAAGATTTGATATCGTTTGGTCTTCTTGCAAGGAGTGCATGATTATGAAGAAATAATAACTGTCAAGGCTGAAAGAACAAGAGAGAATAAGTTCTATTAATGTATGGATGAAAACCACATGCCACCTTTTCCAACACATTTCTGAATTGGGATAATTATTCGATTGCTGTGTTTTTTAATTTCGTGGCAATGCACAGACATTCAACTAGAAAATTCATATTTATAGGTTAGTCACCCACCTTTTTCATGCTATTTACATATTTGCCACTTGTTAGCAAGTTTGCATATGATGCTGGGAAATTCAACATAGGGAAGTGAACATAAGGACATGGAAATGTTACACTTCGAATATGATAGAAACTCAAAATCAAAATAACAAATTAGTTGCTCTGTCAGTCGGTAAGCATGAAATGTAAGCCTCCTAAATAAGATATTAGCTCTCCCAATTCTTGAGGCTGGAAATACAAGCATCCTTGTAAATAAGATATTACCTATTTTCATGATGGAAATGCAAGCATCCAAAATTAACAACAATATTTATAAAGCTGAAAACAGTCTTGCAATCTTGGTGTAAGAATGAAAGGTAAGTAGCATCCCCGATTTTGCTAATTCTTGTGACGTTCAAATCCATATTAGCTATTTCAGAAAAGAAGAGGCCAGAGGatcacatgatatatatatatatataccatttTGTATATCATGGCAGTGAAAACACATTGTAGTGGTCTCCATCAGCTATCATGGTGTGCCTTCCTTGGCACTGGTAATCACCCTGGGACGCCGTAgtgggagaggagggggaggtCGATGCCGTGGAGGGAAGGGTAGATGACGCTAAGAGGAAGGTGTGGGCTGAGCGCCATGGCGTGCTTTGATTTCAACGGCGTCAACGACGAGAGCAAGATGGGGGAATGAGATGTCAGTGTGAACTTTGTGCCATGCAGTGAGATAATGAGACAGTGAATTGCTTTTTCAAGAAGAAAAGGAAGATTTTTTTAGGGAAAGCGATTATTTGCTATAAGAGAAATGTCACATACTTTTATATAGTGAAAAATATCAGATCCCTAACAAGTCATTTTTATGATGGACCAAACCAGAAAATCATCGAGTTCTAACAATCAGTTGAGATGTATTCAAataattattttttatatatttcaatcCAAATAAATATTTTTTGCGCATGATAGAAGAGGTGTGTTTCTATATATGTTTACTTTTGTAGAGTATGAGAGAGATCAAGATGGATTATGTCGACATTCAAAACGAATGCACCAATAGTCTGTTGAGGCGATGGCTTTGAAAGACGCAAATTTTTTACCAAGTTTTATACAACAaaaggcccgtggcaacgcacggacatTTTACTAGGCAGATTGATACAAGACTTTACAGGAAGAGAACGTGGTCTCATCTAATTGGCCTTCACTGGTGGGCCCGCCCTCCTAATTAAATCTCCTCTCGTACGTCTAGCATTGCTCATGAAGGGGCCCACCTCAATTCAGGGGGAGGGAGATAATTAGTTTGGGAAGTTAAGTAAAATATTTGTAGAATTTTGTAGGTCTAGCAGTATATTGGACTGAAAAACATGTGACCTATTGTATCATCTATCACGTTAAGAGTGTATTGCAGTTATTTCATTTGAGTAACAGTTCCGCTTATATTTCATTTGAGTACATTATTCTGGCCACCAATCTTGAGCACTCGATGAAGGGTCCGGGATCTGCCGGCACTCAATTTTCCGCTTTCATAAGCTACACACTACACAGAACCGGAGGGTGAGGGGGCGGGGTAGGAACTCGCGCAGTCTGCTGGGGCGAAGGTCACGGTGCCCTTGTCGAGATCATACCCAACGTGCATGTTCTGCTGGGCGATGTTCCCGATGATCGACGCCGGTAACTGCTCCGACATCGCCGCCACCGCCAAGCACAGGATCCCCTCCTGCACCTCCACGAACGTGTTCTCCGCCTTCAGCGTGACCGCAACGCTGCCGCCCAGCCCCAGCGTCACGTCAGGGATCATGGCCGCAACCTGCCCCTCCCGCACCCTGCTCACGTCGAAGCACAGCGGCAGGAACTTTTCTGGCGACTGGGCAGGCGGGAGCTTGATCCGCCGTGTCAGCTCCTTCACAAGTGGGTCTAAAAGCGCCTCCGGGAGGTATGTGAGCGTCGTGCCGGAGTCGACGATGACGGGGGACTGGTCCGGCGCCGCGAAGGTCTTGTCCCCGACCTTGACGGACCGGAGCTCGACGGTGTAGTATGCCTTCACTTGGGATGGGATCAGCGGCGTCGTCGCCGCGCCCGGATCCGTGACGGTGGCCCGGGGGCCGAAGTTGAGCGCGGAGGAGGCCATGACGGAGTAGGGCACGAGGCAGTAGGAGAACCTCCGGCCCAGCGAGGTGTCTGCGCCGAGCTGACTGACGAGGGAGAggtcgccgccgccgaggccgacgAGGCCGTCCCCGATGAACGTGCCGACGAAGGTCGTGGAGCAGCCGAAGTTGACGTGGGCCACGCGCGTCGTCCCATCGCCGCGGGCGCCCGGGGCGTCGGCGAAGGTGAAGGTCTCTGTGGAGAGGAGGCCGCTTGTGTGGGAGCCGTCGCCGGAGTATGAGTACCTGCACTTGGAGTCGGTGCCACAGGCTGCGTCGGGCAGCTCGCCGCACGCGCCGGAGTCACAGTCCACGAGGCTGAACGTCGTCGATTTGGAGGGGTCGAACTGGACGCCCGGCGACTGCGCGTCCGCGTCACGGGCGGCCGCTAGACCAGGACCGTCGCCTCCGTAGCTGCAATTGAGCCAGATGAGGTCGCTGCCGGTGTCGGCGATGGCGACCATAGGAGTGGGCGGCGTGCCTATGTTCACGGCCATCAGGTATTCGGACGACCTGGACGTGACCTCGGACACGACGCCGCCGTCAGCTGAGGGCGCGTCGACGCGGACGTAGTAGCGCGAGAGCGCCGCGGCGCGAGCCGCGGACCGCCGCACGGCCTCGAGCACGCGGGCAGGCGCGGTGAGCGTCGGGTCGTGGAACGGCGACCTGACCGAGTCACGGTGGATGAACTCCACGCTAAACCCATCGCCTCCGCTGACGGCGTACGCCGTGCACGCGCACAGCTGGGCCGTcaggacgacggcggcgagcaGGAGAGCGCGGGATACCATCGTCCGAGGCATCGTGTCCTAGCTTAACTCCCAAGGATTAGCTCTACTGGGGTTGCTTTGCTGCTGCTGCTATGCAGAGGGCAGTATTTATAGGCGAATTTGCGTAAGATTATAATGGCAGATGGTTAATGGGGAGACGAATGTGGTAAGTCGGGATATGATATGAAGTAGTCGTGAACTGTTGAGTGCCATTTGGCAGCTCGCTGCATGCGTTATGGCAATTACGTACTGCGCACTACGCATGGAATCAAGGGTTCATAGTGcggtttgcattactctttttgcgTATGAAACTGGAGAATTTTGAAGGCAGCCATCAATTCGTGCCAAAAGATGACGATGAGTAATTAGCAATTGCTAATCTTGTAGCTTGTAGAAGAAGGATTGTCTCCGGAATATCGGCCACTCGAGTGGCAAGAAGAGGAAGTGTTTGATTGCTTGGTGCCACCGGCGACCTGGAGAATTTGTAGTGATCGTTCTCCCGTTTAAGCTTCCTTTTGTTGTATTCTTCATGTCGGGCTCATTCAGTGATTCCACTCCGCACTTTTCTGCAGCAAATATGCAATCCGTTACACTTATTTAAAAAAAAAATACGTTACACTTTTTTTTTGCGGTATAAGAGTGGTCTTCATTGATCAATGTTCAAAGGTACTACTGTACAATAGATACATCCCATGGTCCGCGATGAGCCAAACAAAACGATAAGCCTTGTGTGATAAGACGCTCCGAACAGAATTATGTGCGTCTGGATTTGAAGCTCGGTTTTCGTGGATGAATATCGCCTCCTCGAATTCACTCTTCCTTTCTTGTCCTAGATCACCGATCGCAAATGGCCAAGTTCGTCTTCGCTGGTTACATGTTACATGAAATTTGATGTGGACGGAGGTGTGGCGAAGGTGCAAGCGAAGGGAGCGTCGATGGTCGTGTTGCAGAAATGTTGAAAGGAAGTTCCAGGGGCCATCAGCTCGTGTGTTTGATAATCTAACTCATCCTACAACGTTAGAGGCATAGGCATGTTGTGAAGCTTTGACACTTGCAAAGGATCTTCAGGCACAAAAAAAATTGCATGGATGATGGATCATGAACATCATGTCATGTGGAGTTGGGCAATAATACCCAGGTGATGGGTTTTTTTTGCGTGAGTGCTATATCTCGCATTAAGCGAGACCTAAACAACTCTCACTCCAGGAGTCTACGGTAACGAACCGGCCCACTTTCGCACGCTTAAAAGAAAATGGTGTAGAAAAAGGAACCTGGGGGAGATGCAGCGTGCACCCCTCACTCCCCTCTCGCCCCCATTTGGGTTGGCCCATGAGTGGCGGCGGGGCACCACCCCCCACCCCCTTATTTTCttgtctctttttttgttttttcttctgttctTTTTTCTTATTTAAATAATTCAGGATATTGGTATAGTTCCAAAATTCAAAAATGTGAAGTTTGAAAAGGTTCACGGAGCCGAAAAATGTCCTTGAATTAGAATAATgttcaaaaatttaaaaaatgttcgagaTTTCAAAATATGGTCATGATTTCAAATATTGTTtgtgatttaaaaaaatgttgCTGAATTTGGATATTGATGAAGATTTTTTATCAGATGAACAAATTTCGAATTTCACATACATTTTTTGAACTATACAAAAAATTCTTAATTCAAGAACATTTTATGAAAAATCGGATAAACTTTTTGAAGAATGAATGAACATTTTGAAAACGATGAACGTTTTCGAAAAAATTGATGAAGAAATTTTGAATTTGATGTAAATTTTAGAAATCGATGAATAAATTTCAAAtttggtgaacattttttgaaaatgatgaacaaattttgaattgatgACCACTTTTTTAATTCGATGATCAAAGTTttaatttcatgaaaaaaatctaAATCCCGATGAACATAAAATGGATTCGATGAATATTTTTTTAATTGATGAACATTTGTTGAATTCGATGAACTAATTTTTtttcatgaatttgaaataaaatttgcaaaaaaaatcaaaatattaaATAAggaagagaaaagagaaaataaaatgGAAACCAAATAAAGAAAAAggcgaaaagaaaaaaaagaaaagaaggagaaaataGAGGGGAAAATGTAAAATGGACCGACCCATACAAGCTCCAGCGCGAGGGGGGTTGCCCGCGCGGTTGCTCGGCAGCGCCCTACACGACGAATAGCAAAGCGGGGACCTCCTTTGGGgaggttgaaaggatcgatataattgactagaggggggggtgaataggcaactaataatttttagcttttccttaccaaattaaagtttgcatcaaagtagtttgtctagatatgcaactaggtgagcaacatatatgatgcaacaacaataagcacacaagcaagcaaaggatataacacaatatagcctgcacaagtaaaggtgagagataactaaaagtggaaccgatggagacgaggatgtgttaccgaagttccttccttttgaggggaagtatgtctctgTTGGACCGGTGTGGAGGCAcattgctccccaagaagccactagggccaccatattcacctcacgccctcacacaatgcgagatgccgtgattccactattggtgcccttggaggcggcgaccgaacctttataaacaaggttggggcaatctccacaactgaattggaggctgccaacgacaccacgaagcttcaccacaatggactatggctccgcggtgacctcaaccgtctagggtgcttaaacacccaagagtaacaatatccgcaagggattagtggggggaatcaaatttctcttggtggaagtgtagatcgaggccttgtcaaccaatccctagagaatcaacatgtTTGATTggttagggagagagatcgggcgaaaatggagcttagagcatcaatggagcttagagatggaagaggtagtcaacttggagaagaagactccccttttatagtcaagggacaaatccaaccgttatccacttaaccagcccgcgacatgcggtactaccgcaccagacgagcggtactaccgcaaggcggtGCGGTACTATCGCACCCACGGTAGACACCAGAAGAGGCCCTTTTGCATTGACCCTGCGAGCGGTAgagccgccggagcggtactatcgtgcgcccttgcggtactaccgcaaggcagggtttgACTGGGCTGGGAAGGCACGGATGAATAAAATTACTTCTATGACTACTTCCGCTGAGTTCAGATCGGTGCAAACACCCGACACAGTACTACCGCATCCAGGGAGCGGCAATACCGCatagggcacggatgtaaaaaattacatccgcccctactttcgCGCGAGTAGCAGTTCTGGGCCAGAAGTCATGGTACTACCGCAacctcggagcggtactaccgcaaggaggTGCCGTACTACGACATCCTAGGATGGTACTATCGTGAGCCTCTGCGGTGCTACTGCTCCCTTGAGCTGCACTACCGTACGCCACATCACACTACCACTTGGAGTCATTCATTTTGCAAAGACATGGATAACAAAACGGTGCTCCAAAGAGGCAAGGGGAAAGGTGGTGCAATGGgacaaacgtgtacgtgatgattccaccctaacctttctgaatcggactcctcttaatagtatggctttcctatgactcaaatccaccaaaaggaaATGTAGAGAAACGTCGTCTTCGAAAGAACTTAGAGGGGCACGcaatcgtcttgtgcctatacATCAGAtacctgaaatgctcaatgcacacgattagtccgcaaaagcattgtcatcaatcaccaaaaccacctagggagaaatatgcccttacaatctccccctttttggtggattgatgacaatacagggTTTGCAAAAAGAGATATAAGATGACTCATAAGCAAACCCAACATCTAGAAAATATAgacaagctccccctagatgtgtgcactctagagaagtgctttggaatgcacgacacacatactaggatcaacactccccctatattttataaacACGACAATCCTTGCAACAAAGTATCATAATGAATATTGAGGCAACGTAGAATTGAGCATGAAGTAAAAAGGGCACATGGCAAGATGAGCTCACAAACTactaacatactagataaaaggatAAGACAATAAGATAAGTAGAGGACATATGTATTACATCATATGATAGTCTCCTCGAACCAGACGAACACAAACACAAGCCAACAAACCAAAACAAACGAGGTTCAACCGAATGAACACAAAGCGTGAGACACGACACAACGACTTGAAAATcctactctctctccccctttggcattgagACACCAAAAAGGTAGAGAGGACACTTACGACACATGTGGTAGCTCAAACTGCAGTGATCACTCCTCATGCTCCTCATCGGTCTCGACAGTGGGAATGGGCTCCTCCTCTAACTCAGTCCACTGATATCCCTGCTTGGCTATCCAGTCAACCTCTGGAGTGAGGTTCACCTCTGACCCACTCTCCACAATCTCTCCAAAGGTCCTCAAGATCTTCTTATCATGTtggcgactctccttggaagcaacatgggtcatgtactgccccttggcttgcatacaAAACAGAGTCTTCATCTTggccttcagcttcttagcccaagagggctcagaAGAGGAAGGAGTGTATCCCTCAGAGTTGTCCTCATCGGCATCCTCCTCCTCAagctcatcctcctccacatccatcCTTGCAGCCTCAGCCTCTGCCCGGGTAGTAGTGTTAGCCCACTTGCTCTTGATGTGTAGCTTGATaggctcatggcgaatccagttggGAGCTTCAAACTCTTCATTGGGAAATAGTtgctcccaagtcttcgagatcaacaAAAACATGTATGGACCATAGATGGGTACCTTACGGTTGAACACTGCAAACTAtaactcacaccacatgatgtgtgagacatcaagtggttgtgtCTGTTGGAGATGCGCTtcctcacaaatgagcatcatGTCCACGAGGTAAGCATGCACtttatccttgtcaccaatgcggggGAAAAGTGTGTTGTGGAAGATccggtgcatgatgtcaaggaatggATTCAGCACCCATGTCTTCTTGTCATTGGCAAGCTTCTTCTCAACAAGGTAGGGttggagcttgttcttgttggctgactcgAGATTGGCATGAGGGTGGACGCCAACGGGAGTGTTGAGCCCCTCATCACTAACGTGGAGCAACGTCATGAACTCCTTCCACGTAGCAGGCATCTGCtgcccattggtcatccatgtcatggtGTGTGCCTCATCCGGATGGAAGTGAACTGACGCAAAGAACTGAGCAACAATCTCAGGGTCAAAGTCGAGGTGGAACGTGAGAAAatcctcaatgccaaactgctctatTAGATCCATAGTCTCTCCAAAGTATGCTCTGTTGCTGTCCTTCCTCACATGTACCATGTCAATCAAGTGCAAATCCACATAGATGTTCTTCTTGGACTTGATCACATCTAGAAAGATAAGATTCTGTTGCTTGGACCAAAACAACTCATTGCCTCTGAAATTCTCACGGGGCTTCACATAGGGGTTGAGCTTCCGGCCAGCGACAAACTCGGCGAGCGGTATCTCGTCCATGCCCATAGATGGCTCCTTCAACTTGCTTGCAGTGTGCTTGACACTGCGCTTTTGGGCACTGGAGCCCTCTGGTGCCTCTAGATTGCGAAGTCGCTTGGAGCTGGTGTAGCGGCTGGGATTGGAGCGCCGGACattggaaccggagccaccacctatgacacatgACACGAAAACCAGAAGAaccgagaaggatcaatgcaaaggcgAGGGCCAAAACCAAAAGAAACAAGCAAACACGAGATTTGAAATGACAAAATAGCATAGTTTGCAACTCTACGGTAGTACCGGACGGGCGAGCGGAAGTAAAAAAATtacagccgcggtagtaccgtgccggggtGGCACGATAGTACCGCGCttggagcggaagtaattttttactaacACGCCCCGGGCGGTAGTACTGCTGTAGCCGTGTGATAGTACCGCGCGAGATGCGTTCGAGGGCAggaatgcggtagtaccgctctaggaggagcggtagtaccgcacggattTCGAATGCCACAGGAACGGTGGATCTGGAACTAGAAACAACCGCAACACCagatcggtactaccgttgatcaaactATACTGTTGTACCACTTCAAAAAGCATGTCTACTTCACTGCTACTCTCCTAAAATCCCCTCTTGCAATGAAATAGCCAAAAATCTCATGAACTACACATGCATCACCCCAAGACCTAGAAGCAAACGAACAGAACAAAAAGGGAAGAACTTGGGGAAATACCGGTGTCCATGGCAAGAGTATGAGGTGGGGATAAATCCCAGCGGCCGGAAtgcgaggagagtggccggagactgagatccggcgaggtcctccggcgcggttcttgggcaggagagagagagagacagggtggggaaaagagat contains:
- the LOC119280998 gene encoding aspartic proteinase CDR1-like encodes the protein MPRTMVSRALLLAAVVLTAQLCACTAYAVSGGDGFSVEFIHRDSVRSPFHDPTLTAPARVLEAVRRSAARAAALSRYYVRVDAPSADGGVVSEVTSRSSEYLMAVNIGTPPTPMVAIADTGSDLIWLNCSYGGDGPGLAAARDADAQSPGVQFDPSKSTTFSLVDCDSGACGELPDAACGTDSKCRYSYSGDGSHTSGLLSTETFTFADAPGARGDGTTRVAHVNFGCSTTFVGTFIGDGLVGLGGGDLSLVSQLGADTSLGRRFSYCLVPYSVMASSALNFGPRATVTDPGAATTPLIPSQVKAYYTVELRSVKVGDKTFAAPDQSPVIVDSGTTLTYLPEALLDPLVKELTRRIKLPPAQSPEKFLPLCFDVSRVREGQVAAMIPDVTLGLGGSVAVTLKAENTFVEVQEGILCLAVAAMSEQLPASIIGNIAQQNMHVGYDLDKGTVTFAPADCASSYPAPSPSGSV